ttcctttttttattcaataaatgCAAAGACCTTTTACCCAAGTTGTAAAGCTCGTCACTCTTGACATGCCTAACATCTTAGCTTTGACAGATTAAAGAtataaaatggatgaaattgttTTAGCCGTAGTTGGAAACGGATTAGGATGTATTTATTTGCCAGATCCACATAAGAAGATAAactcttaattaaaaaaacaaactaagGAATGAGATAAGAACAAAGTGAATAAACAACTAAATCTTTTTAGGACAATTCTATCTTTTGCCCGAGTCATTCTTGAGAATTTATGATATGGTGTCCAAATATTAATCTATTCAGCTTTAAAATCTTATCTGATGTCATAGCCTTTTTGTATAGATTACAAAGGAGGAAGGATTATCAATGTTCGGATTAGGTTCCAGACACGCTGGATTCTAATTTTGCAACTTCGATATCAAATAAATGTAAGTATCAATTAGCGTTGATGCATCTGTTTAAGGGAAATGCTTCTTTTTTCTTGGTCATGAATTAGGATGTATTACGTTTGCTATGCATAATAAGAtaaatctttatttatttaaaaaaaaacccttaataaaagcattatttaagaacacattaaaaattagggtaaactatcaaaatagtcatttttgtttaactcaagttacattttagtcacttatgtttgaaatgttacattttagtcacttacgttaacgtgttgtagcattttagtcactgaactgttaattgtcgttaatagtgtaacggtaagctgatgtggcacgttaaatcatcattaaaaaaataggttaaattatacaatttgtcctcatatttttttattttgagcaatttaatttttccttttatgttcttttaactttttttttcttttttttttcattctcttatgcttctccctcttttcctccttctccatctcttttaatgtagttttctatattttctatttgttaaaactaaagggaagaagaaaagaaaataaaaaaacaattaaattgtttaaaaataaaagtatagggactagttttaataaatagaaaacataaaaaaaaactacctTAAAAGAGACGGAGAATGaaggaaaacaaagggagaagcagaaaagaatggaaaataaagagaacataaagaaaaaaaaagaaaagttaaaagagctaaaatttttgtttaaaatgataatttaacgtgccacgtcagcttaccgttacactgTTAACGGCAATTAAAGGCTCagtaactaaaatattacaacacgtTAACATGAGTGACTAAAAcatgatatttcaaatataaatgactaaaatataatctaaaataaacaaaaataactattttaatagtttatccTATCAATTAACTACTTTCTCTAacgaaaatttattataatattgatTGGTTtgacaaagtcattccactctCCATCCTACGTATGCACAATATGCCAATTGCATCTCAGAGAGGAATTTCATTCTATCACGTAGCTTTAACCTTCCACCTCATCCCCAAACTACAACCCTCATTTGGCTTTGCTTCCTTTTTCCACAAAGAAAGTTTACAGAGTGGGCATTGATTTTGCATTTCGGGGACAAAAATTTTCATCATCCATGTTCACagttaaatatgaaagttgtTATTACTTGGTTCAGTACAATGAACAAAGGCTGCTAACTCAGCTAGCTCATCCATCCATGTATCCTTATCCCAAAATGCTTTGTTCAATCTTTATGGTTCAATATATTGCAAATTTATGGTATGTAAACCTCCTCTTCGTGTCATTTGagttatacatataatatatcgGTCTTACAGAGCAATTTTAATGTcaaaaaaagggtaaataaaaacaacatcTTAATATTTGATCTTCGACCTTTTCACAACCCTACCCTTGAATCATTATGAAAATCAGAAAGCAGGTTCATACGCTACAGTGGCAGCAGGCAGCCAATCTTGACCTTGTATAAAGTTAGCCACCGTGAACTTTCCAGCATCAGCTTCTGTGAGAGAGGACCTATAACCAGCCCATTTCACCCTTTGATCCACGGTTGATCCAGGTCCAGTGTTTTGATATTCTGCATAGAAAATTGTGCTGGGTGGATCAACATTAGTGACCCATTCTCTCCAGCCCACAGGGTTCAAGAACGCCCCAATGTTGGACTGCATAATAACAGTGGTGGAGAATTCTTTCCAGGGCCTGCCGAGGTAAGTATTGGCAGTAAGGTTGCCAAATGGAGTTATTGTACACTTCTGAATTGAGATGCCAGTGTTTTGGTTAGGGTCTTTTTTGCCTTGAGCTGTGATGGTGTTGAACTGGTTAGGCAAAGGCTGCCTGGGCTGGATGTTGCAGTTTTGGAAGACAACAGCTGCATTCCCAAAAATGAAGTCAATTGTACCCAAAATGTCACATTCTCTATAAAACTGACGATTGGAATGAGCATAGAGAGTGTCCTGGTAGGCATCGAATGCACAGCTGTAGAATACCGAGCGGTCGGAACCGGACCGCATAGCCACTGCTTGGTGCTTCGCTGCACCTGCTGTGTTTTCGAACTTTATATCCTTTGCAATGAATCCCCTTCCTGCCACAGCTGGTGATTCAAACAAGAGCTATCATATTCTTCATTCATCTAATTAAAAGCAAGCTATTCAAAACCTTTTTCAGGCTTCCAATGACATCATTTAAAGTGAGCAATTGGCTATCAAAATAAGACAAATTGATCAGTTTAGATCTTCTATCTAATGGATGGGACCTGAGGGGAGCATTGAAGAAAAATCAACATTAGGTACACCAATACCCTAGTCAATTATCTTTAAATACACCAAGACCTAGTCATACGGTAGAATGTATCAGTTgcaggccttttaaattatttagatcACTGGGACCACATGGCCAGATCTTTGTAAATCACAGTCCAGACAGGCACATGGTGGTGTGCAACCAACTTTAAAGTGGGAAAAGCAGAATTTTTTTGGGAAGTGTAACCCAACAATTCCACATGATAACACGCAAGCACaatgtgtgtgtatgtgtgtgttttGAATCTTATTCATAATCTACCACACAGTCTGCTGATTTAAGCTTCATCATGGTTTATAAAGTTTAAGAAATTGAGGGTTTGCTTTTGGATATCGATTAATGTCTTTCAAGGACAATAAAGATGATCAAATCTAATTGAAACTAAGGATCTAAATAGTATCATGGTAAATGAAGATTGAAAAATTACTTACTGAAAGTTGCTGTATCAAAGGTGGCAGTTCCATCAACAAAGTTGCGGCTACCGGAAATTGTAGTCTTAGTTTTGCCATCACCGTAAATCATGACATTCCACTTGTGTTTATCGAGATTCACATTCTCAACATACTTGCCTTCCTTCACATAGATCACGAATCTCGATTGGTTCTTCTTTCCCACCAATTGCACCGCCTCGTTAATCGTCTTGAAATGGCCGGAACCGTCTTTAGCCACAATTACATTTGGGGTAGGCTTGGACTCCTGCAACAGTCTCCTTTCAGTGGGACTAACCCAAGCTGGGAACTCTGAAGGTGCAGCTTTTTGGAACCCAAGCAACCTCCGGTGAATCGGGATACGGAAATTGGTCAACAAACCCAAGAATTTAGCAGCGATGGCCAAACTGTTGCTGGCATACTCACTTGAGTTCTGCATGGCGGCTTTCAGTTCTTCGAACAGTGTGGCGTTGAAGTTCTTTGTGGTGTTCAGTTCCTCCAGGGCGTCTAAACATGTTTCTTGATCAGTTATGACTGTGCTTAACCATGTCTTCAAGTCATCGATCTTGGAATCCGACAACAAGCTCTCTCCTTCCCCAACTTCGAGGGAAGTTGCCGAGTCATTGAGTCGATCCAACGCGTCATCAAACACGGTTCCACATACATCTAGAGCGTGTTTCACTTGGCTGTTATTGGTTTCAGCTTGTAACTTCTTGGGATACTGTGACAACCCAGAGAGCTCGTCGATAGCTACTTTCAAAGACAGCTTGAAGAGGATCTTTGGGTCATTTGCGTTCGACGATGCAATAGAGGATATGCTGGAGAAGCAGGAAGATGGGTACTGAGTCACTTCGCAAACCGCCTTCAATGAAGCTGCTGGAGTAAGCTCGGTTGGGGATGCAGTATCGGGAGACGAGTTGTTTCTCTTATGTATCAAAGTACCCGCAACTGCGCCAATGATAACAGCTAACAGCACGATAATGGAGATGACGAGGATGATGAGACGCCTTCGTGTCTTTCGCTTGAAAGCTCGTTCTTCAGCCTCGTCTACTTTGCCATAGCCCTTGAAAGACTTGATTGAATCCATTGCTCAACGAGATGAAAAGATAGGACCTCTCTTCGATGCTTCTTTGTTAAAATATGACAATTATAATCGATCAAATGGGAAGAGTACTAATgatctttatttaaataaattgttttattttattatacaatcaacatcattattttccttCCGCCATAATTACACATCTGGCATTTAAATTGCTTCTGCCATAATTACAcatcaagtttaccatttcttGACGTAAATtgtttatcaaatatatttcattttatagaGATTCAACTTTCAATCTCATACTGTACATCATACTTtgtaattttattcttaatatttAAAGTTGCAAGTATCCCATTTTTTTAATCATCAAAACTGTTGGCAGTTGTCATCTTATTACCAACATGTTACTTTGATTCATCATTTTGGAGGAGAAATGAGGtggaaaatgtaattaaaactgTAGTACAAATTTTggaatttgttaattaaattcaCTTTTGTATCTGTACTCTTTTGTGTGTATTTTGGTACTTAAATCTAGTAACATAATATGACCAATATTACTAGAATAGGATCAAATCAATCAATTGGATGGagaattgattaatataatagttCGAACAAAgagattgaattgattaaatcggaaaatgtttgaaattgataaaataaaaataaaaattggtacAAAAATCGGAAATTGAACAAgcgatttaataatttttatgaaattttaattaattatttaattattattgatctAGTAGTCGAATTGGTCACACCGGTTGAATCAGGAATGGGTGGTCTAGCTGTTATAACCACCGGTCCGATTATTAAGACACTAGATGTGATCTTCTAAAATTATACCATATGATCAcctgaaattttatatatattgtttatttttaaggaATTATGTGACACGATCTTAAAATGTGcatcatcaaattttttatatttttcaagtcatGCGATCAAAGTGAACCTCCTTACCAAATTTAAGAGCCAAAAATCATATACTTAAACTTGAAAACTATgaataatttgattctttttttaatacttaatagatacttttaaaatatgtgGATGTGAAGTTAAAAAgtgaaagaaattttaaatcaatttaaagacAATAACTACTACTCAAATACTTTAATCATGAGGTAACAGCCCCTCTTTCCTGCTCAAAAGATTTCTTACAAGTTTTGATTAACCCTAACAAAATCCCATTAGAAAAGGACAGAAACTTGATATGCAAGGAAGCTTCAGCTGCAAATGTAATGTGAACCTCTAATTAGTCAGCCCCCATAATCACCACTTGGAGCATGTGAACTCTCATTATTTTTGTTGGatcaaactaattaaattttctttttccctttcatcaaattactataaatttattagtagtAGTTGGATGGCACTAATTTCCCCAAGGTCAAACTATATACAATTTTATGGGTAAATTCCACTAATAGTCACCTAATTATTGATAATTTGTTTAGTCATTTAgctataaaaataacaaaatggtTACTCAAttatacaattttatcttttggtCATCAATTGGCTAACAATGACAACTTCTAAAATTGGGATAATAGCAATTTTCACCTTTGATATTTATACAATTTGTCAATTTAGTATTGATTCTAATTAATCtaacctcaacatttacacattgtctaatgtgatctttttgtagttttgtttttctttgtgaccctttcacctaaaaagctaaagaaacaaaatcatcaactaaaattgatcataaatatacaaaaaatagaaacaccCAAAATgcaagataataattttattctttctcattcttttaaaattaaccttcaatgtcacaaaaaattaaaactatagagagagagaccaatttacacaatgtgtaaatgttgagagttaatttttagaatcaagattaaatttacataatttataaatgttggggttaaaattgatattatgccaattttaaaattgcCACTGTTAGTCACTTGTGACAAAAAGACAATTGAATAATTGagtaatcattttgtaacttttcatggTTTGGTGATAAAagagaaatttactaatagttggatGATACTAGTGTAGTTTgccctaattttatttaatacaatgagataaatctcaaaactatatataaacTTTGGTTTAATGTGCGtttatacataaactttaattttgtgcaattttgtacatgaaatattgatttgattaaattctcacaaattattaacacaattattgatataacattatcttatatttatatattacatacacaaataattatgtttatccaatataaaaataaattgatatatttattttttaaaatttatataattgaattaaaattaaaatttcatatatatatttgaatcataatcaaaatatcatatatatatatatatataattactccaaatcaaaatttatatatcaaaaagATTTTTATTACGTGTTGGGTTGGGTTCGTCCGTCCGCCTGTCCTGCTCACTTGGACGTATTTAAAGGTGATTACCATGTGCTAGACCTGTCTATGGGCCGTGCCGGGCCCTACAAAAAATTTTCAGCCCGTttactaggcccgggcccggcccggcccggcccgaaatatgggcccgtttttaattaaaattaaaattatttttttaataaaattaaaactaattgttattaaaattaattgttagtaaaattatcaaattattaattgttaattgtgttaattgttgtaataaaatctaacatttgattagtaaatttatcaaattattaattgtattaattgtattaattgttgtaacaaaatctaacatttgattagtaaaacaaacttgatgttttattattattttgtaacactagtcaaggaaataaaagtaaataaacttaaaataaaaaactattatattttaaaaataaaaatatatatatttaatattttcgggCTGGGCCCGGGCCCAGGCCAAAAAACCTTGCCCGAGGCCTGGCCCATTTTTAAAACGGGCCTAAATTTTTGCcaaagcccatatttcgggcctatatttttacccaaaccctcttatatttcgggcgggccgtcgggtcgggtcgagccgcccggcccatggacaggtctaccaTGTGCTATACAATGTGAAACATCATGACGCGTTGCTATGCCATTGATTGCGCCAACATTTTttctcaataattttttttttctttggccAAAAGGAATATTCTTTTCTCAtgataagtaattttttaaaatggcgttatcaatttttttacttaatttttgtttgaataaggtatataaaatgtatgaacATGAGCTCACTCTTCCAAgcgaatattaaaaaaattaaaatgtgttttttcCGGCATGATTTTCGGAATGTAGACGTTGGCAGCATTTCAACGTTCCATTTGTCAATATGATTAAGCGTTTccgataaattttttttgagttattcaaAACTCCATAGCTGGAAAATAGCCCCGACCAATGAAAGTGCTcctcaaaagaaagaaataaccTGCAAACAGTGTAATGAACATATGGACTTTTGAATAAAGTCTATCTCGAGGGATGCTTTGTACTCAGATTTGTGGGCAACTGTGGGGCATCAATTCCTTTGACAAATGGTTggttttatgaaaataatagcCAATTGGGATTTAACATTTTGTCCTTCCCAAGTGTCGTTTCCATCTTAAATTAGCTTTTGATTCccttgaattttatttggaaATCCCCTACTGAAAACCAGGTGCCAGCATTGGGCCAAGTGTCGACATTGAACCAGATACCTCGGGTATTCGATCTCTCTTTCTGACAATGGCCGAATTCGTAGCCATCCCATTCGCGAACTTAACGTCAAGCCCTTAACTCATTGCCGACATTCCCAAGGGCTGATGAtctattgatttcttttttggACGATGATTATTAATTGACATGAAACCAAACTGTGTCACCagataaatttgaagaaaaccTTGGCATTCGCTTATTactattaatttagtaataatttaacAGATACATGGCCGCAAAGCAAATCTCAAACCAAACAATGAAGTCGGCAGGTGGCTACATTGacaatacaatctttaaaattattacaaccCAAGAGCGAAAGGAAAGCCTGTAGAGCTTAACCAACTTCCTCCAGCAATGAACCTGCCAGGAGTAAAAGCCTGAGCTTCACTTGCACTAGTGATCACCTTGTACCCTCCCCATTTCACTCTCGCAGAAGTTGAGGCACCAGCCCCGGTGTTCTGGTACTCGGCATAAAACAGTGTTTTCAGGGCGAAACTCCCGCTCCACTCGTGCCAACCAGCAGGTTGAATCACGTCACTGATTGTTGATTGCATTACCACAGTCCTCGAGTACTCCTTCCAGGGCCTGCCAAGATATGTTGGGAAGTTTTTACGAACAGGCTGTAAATCAGAAGTGGCACCTATCCTACATTTCTGGATCACAATGCCTGTGTTTTGGTTAGGGTCGGTCCTGCCTTGGGCTGTCACCATGTTTTTCTGCCCTGAGTTTGGTTTCCGAGCATGGATGTCGCAGTTTTGGAACACGGCTGCGGCATTTCCGAAGATGAAGTCAACTGTTCCTGCTACGAGGCAGTTAACGTAAAATTGACGATTGGAGTGGACGTAGAGAGTGTCTTGGTATGCTAGCATGTCACAATTGTAGAATGCTGAGAGATCAGAGCCAACACGGAGGGCAACAGCTTGATGCTTGGAGGGGCCTGCTGTGTTTTGGAAGGTTATATCTCGGGCAAGGAACTTTTCACCAACCACAGCTGCAACCAACCACATGGGAACATGTATTATATTAAGCATGTTCAGCATAAAGTTCAAACTTcaaatatataacattaaacTACCAATGTAATAATTCAACGTTTTATCTGGCGTATAATACCTAATGAGCACCCATGTGATTCTGCATTATGTAATGTACAACTATAAATTGGCTCAACAACACttgtttctattatttaatGACGCTAGCTGcctaattaagaaaatattggtAAGCACCAAATCAATTTATTGAACTTTATGATTTCAGCGGCAACAGGACTACGAGGGGAGCGAAGCTAGCTACTCCTATGAAGGCTTGAACTATTCCAATTTGCAACGAAAGTAAAACTATTTGGTATCTTTTGGAAAAGGCAGCTGCTTTATGTAAACCAACACCGACCCTTACGCATCAGCAAAGGACGACACTATTTAGTTGGGGACCAATCAAAAGGAATTTAGAAAAGCTATTGCTATGATGCAGTACGGAGCTGCTCAACTGTGCACAATAAGTGTACAGTAACATCGCCAAAAACTGGAAATCGGTTGGTCGATTCCCTTCGTCCAAGCATGTGTTGGGCCCTTCAAACATCAGTCATTGGAGCTCAACACCCCTTACTAGGATGggttaaaattgtataaataaaagaatcaaatttatTTGCACGTTGGGTTGGCGTGCCTGGTGCGATGTTGAATGCATGATAATTAGTCAAAATAATAGCTACCATCCACGAAAGGAAACTGGAAAAAGTTGTTATATGACCCAATGAGACAAGTAGATGAAACAAGAGGGAAGCCACCAAATCCCCACAATTAAATTTCATTGAACATAATAATAGATGAAAAGCTTatctagaaaaagaaaattccagGGTCAGCTGTAAATTAACCTCCCTGTTGTTATTTTGGGTGAAAACAGGAAGTGGAGTGTTCAGTTAACTCAATGCCTCTCTATTTATCCATCTATCTACGAAATTAAGGAGaaaggatttatttgaaaaatgtcATGGCGGGGTTGATTATGATCTATTCCAATAACGATGGGCAAAACGAGGAGCATACGTTGTAACCTGACAACTAGTCAATCGTAGGATTATTTGTCCATTTTGCTAATGATAtcttttatattcaaatattgtatataaaatAGAATATCCTGTTTGAATAATTGACCTTTAGTAATCCGGGCCATGTGCTCCCAAAATCTAATGAGATAATGTAGGAAAGCTCAACCAATATGATTTGACAACATGAATCACTGAGAAGAGATAAGCAGGGGCCCAAGCTTCGGCTCCAGTGTGATCAGGGACTGACTCGAGATATTTCGTACTTAACCGAGTTGATTATCAATATTTTAGGTTAACAATCCCTGTAGTTTTCAAAAACtaggaatttagtccatatatttgtatttttagaaatttaaattctctaattttcatatttcaaattttaaattcaactGTTAACACGGATAATTTAAAGGTATTAATGGTttgacctaaattttaaaatttgaaaagtggAGGAActaaatttatagaaatacaaatatatGGGCTAAATTCCTAGTTTTTGAAAAGTACAGGAATTAcaggcatattttaaccatttttttaaaaagaaaacaaactcTCTTCAACCCAGCTAAATTAATAATCTGAGGCCAGTAAATGATCAGTTTGGCCAGTAGTAGTTCAACCGACGATCCATTAATGGTGGCCGGGAACTTTAGagaatttattgaaaaattaatataatgaaatttaattgaaaaagaaaaggtaaattCATGTAAATATAGGAAATGAAAATAGACTTACCAACTGTGGCAGAGTGGAAAGTGGTGCTTCCGTCGACCACATTCCTGCTGCCGGTGATGATTGTTTTAGTTCTCCCGTCTCCGATGAACATTATGTTGCTCTTCTTCTTTGGGACTTCCACGTTTTCTCTGTAGACGCCTGCTTTGATTCTTATAATATACCTTTTGCTGCTTTTCTCCGGTGCTTTGGCCACCGCTTCCGACAGCGTTTTGAAGTTCCCGCTACCATCGGCCGCCACAACTACGTTAGGGGTCACCGAAGAAGACTGAAGCAGGCGCCTGTCGCCAGCGGACAACCACTCTGGCCAGGCAATGCCGCTTTCGTCCTCCTTCAGCTTCCTGTTCGATGACTTGAGCATCATCTCGTTTGCTATATCAGTGTCCGTCATGTTCTTGATCATGGCAAGCGC
This sequence is a window from Gossypium raimondii isolate GPD5lz chromosome 5, ASM2569854v1, whole genome shotgun sequence. Protein-coding genes within it:
- the LOC105769342 gene encoding pectinesterase — translated: MSRIKETLSNISDSAKHISFTKKHKKIFLALFASLVIVAAIIGIVAGVSSRNNSDESDTSHHAIVKSACSGTFYPDLCFSAVTTVPAGTAKKVRSQKDVIELSLNITTTAVEHNYFKIKKLLARKDLTTREKTALHDCLETIDETLDELHEAVEDLHEYPNKKSLTQHADDLKTLMSAAMTNQETCLDGFSHEGADKKIREVLIDGEKYVEKMCSNALAMIKNMTDTDIANEMMLKSSNRKLKEDESGIAWPEWLSAGDRRLLQSSSVTPNVVVAADGSGNFKTLSEAVAKAPEKSSKRYIIRIKAGVYRENVEVPKKKSNIMFIGDGRTKTIITGSRNVVDGSTTFHSATVAVVGEKFLARDITFQNTAGPSKHQAVALRVGSDLSAFYNCDMLAYQDTLYVHSNRQFYVNCLVAGTVDFIFGNAAAVFQNCDIHARKPNSGQKNMVTAQGRTDPNQNTGIVIQKCRIGATSDLQPVRKNFPTYLGRPWKEYSRTVVMQSTISDVIQPAGWHEWSGSFALKTLFYAEYQNTGAGASTSARVKWGGYKVITSASEAQAFTPGRFIAGGSWLSSTGFPFALGL
- the LOC105770095 gene encoding pectinesterase 3 — protein: MDSIKSFKGYGKVDEAEERAFKRKTRRRLIILVISIIVLLAVIIGAVAGTLIHKRNNSSPDTASPTELTPAASLKAVCEVTQYPSSCFSSISSIASSNANDPKILFKLSLKVAIDELSGLSQYPKKLQAETNNSQVKHALDVCGTVFDDALDRLNDSATSLEVGEGESLLSDSKIDDLKTWLSTVITDQETCLDALEELNTTKNFNATLFEELKAAMQNSSEYASNSLAIAAKFLGLLTNFRIPIHRRLLGFQKAAPSEFPAWVSPTERRLLQESKPTPNVIVAKDGSGHFKTINEAVQLVGKKNQSRFVIYVKEGKYVENVNLDKHKWNVMIYGDGKTKTTISGSRNFVDGTATFDTATFTVAGRGFIAKDIKFENTAGAAKHQAVAMRSGSDRSVFYSCAFDAYQDTLYAHSNRQFYRECDILGTIDFIFGNAAVVFQNCNIQPRQPLPNQFNTITAQGKKDPNQNTGISIQKCTITPFGNLTANTYLGRPWKEFSTTVIMQSNIGAFLNPVGWREWVTNVDPPSTIFYAEYQNTGPGSTVDQRVKWAGYRSSLTEADAGKFTVANFIQGQDWLPAATVAYEPAF